In Haloterrigena turkmenica DSM 5511, a single genomic region encodes these proteins:
- a CDS encoding multicopper oxidase domain-containing protein, giving the protein MNDRIGAPGSGLSRRELMIATGGAAALAGCMSRGQGDDPESPDSSGDEEDASSDLPQTSAPEVVQVDEQDGSVTLRSVTARHPVHPIDSMGGPIELPQVWAFQADDGEPSVPGPILRTTEGNDMEVTLDNTDADHPHTLHFHGVRKSWKNDGVPTTTGVTVYPGEKHTYTIPANVPGTHFYHCHYQTHRHIDMGMYGIFRVDPKGYEPADKEYFFTLKDWDSRVNRQMAGENVDYSPRQRNPDVFTINGKSLPRTLHPEEGSPIIVDHGDTVRLHMVNAGYMSHPMHTHNHRYRLVEKDGGQVPEAAQYEHDITNVAPAERHTIEFEADADPGIYLMHCHKVNHAMNGTSYPGGMVNGIVYRDAMNTDVFADLMEYAGYEG; this is encoded by the coding sequence ATGAACGATCGTATCGGCGCACCCGGGTCCGGACTCTCGCGACGCGAACTGATGATCGCTACCGGCGGCGCGGCGGCCCTCGCCGGCTGTATGAGCCGCGGTCAGGGAGACGATCCCGAGTCGCCGGACTCGAGCGGCGACGAGGAGGACGCGTCGTCCGATCTCCCGCAGACGAGCGCGCCCGAAGTCGTCCAGGTCGACGAGCAGGACGGGAGCGTGACGCTGCGTTCGGTGACGGCCCGCCACCCCGTCCACCCGATAGATTCGATGGGTGGACCGATCGAGCTCCCGCAGGTCTGGGCGTTCCAGGCCGACGACGGCGAGCCGAGCGTTCCCGGGCCGATCCTTCGGACGACGGAGGGGAACGATATGGAAGTCACGCTGGACAACACGGACGCCGACCATCCCCACACCCTTCACTTCCACGGCGTACGGAAGTCCTGGAAGAACGACGGCGTTCCCACGACGACCGGGGTGACGGTCTATCCCGGTGAGAAACACACCTACACGATTCCGGCGAACGTCCCCGGGACGCACTTCTATCACTGCCACTACCAGACCCACCGGCACATCGATATGGGGATGTACGGCATCTTCCGCGTCGATCCGAAGGGATACGAACCCGCCGACAAGGAGTACTTCTTCACCCTCAAGGACTGGGACTCGCGGGTCAACCGGCAGATGGCCGGCGAGAACGTCGACTACAGTCCGCGCCAGCGAAATCCTGACGTGTTCACGATCAACGGGAAGAGCCTCCCGCGGACGCTCCACCCGGAGGAGGGGTCGCCCATCATCGTCGACCACGGCGACACCGTCCGCCTTCACATGGTCAACGCGGGCTACATGTCCCACCCGATGCACACGCACAACCACCGGTACCGCCTCGTCGAGAAGGACGGCGGACAGGTTCCCGAAGCCGCCCAGTACGAACACGACATCACCAATGTCGCGCCCGCCGAACGCCACACCATCGAGTTCGAGGCCGACGCCGACCCCGGCATCTATCTCATGCACTGCCACAAGGTCAACCACGCCATGAACGGGACCTCCTACCCCGGCGGGATGGTCAACGGCATCGTCTACCGCGATGCGATGAACACCGACGTCTTCGCGGATCTCATGGAGTACGCCGGCTACGAGGGTTGA
- a CDS encoding Sjogren's syndrome/scleroderma autoantigen 1 family protein — MSDFDKEAEREKLREKYERDQEERQATQRMSDLLLKGATMTNAHCGTCGDPLFQMDGTTFCPSCHGNPDAVEGTQLEAQSAEDAADEAPNGTAADREPSRQDSSPAAGGSETVETSETDTPAARQDRQRGQQAGSTDAIETADSSPAADETAATERNVANEEQPTAASAGDRQPSTARSASTRSTDADRERSARSPADDRRSIDGAGAGGAARSADGDLEAARDSLVAALEKFAGNAAATDDPRYARECLEAAHEAAETLETLR, encoded by the coding sequence ATGAGCGACTTCGACAAGGAAGCCGAGCGCGAGAAACTCCGGGAAAAGTACGAGCGCGACCAGGAGGAGCGACAGGCCACCCAGCGTATGAGCGACCTGCTGCTCAAGGGCGCGACGATGACCAACGCCCACTGCGGCACCTGCGGCGACCCCCTGTTCCAGATGGACGGCACCACCTTCTGTCCGAGCTGTCACGGCAACCCCGACGCCGTCGAGGGGACCCAACTCGAGGCCCAGTCGGCCGAGGACGCCGCCGACGAGGCGCCCAACGGGACGGCCGCCGATCGCGAGCCGAGTCGTCAGGACTCGAGCCCGGCGGCCGGCGGCTCGGAGACGGTCGAGACGTCCGAAACGGACACTCCGGCCGCGCGTCAGGACCGACAGCGCGGCCAGCAGGCGGGGAGTACCGACGCGATCGAGACGGCTGACTCGAGTCCGGCGGCCGACGAGACCGCGGCGACCGAACGGAACGTCGCGAACGAGGAGCAACCGACCGCCGCCTCGGCAGGCGATCGGCAGCCGTCGACCGCCCGCTCGGCGTCGACGCGTTCGACCGACGCCGACCGCGAGCGCTCCGCCCGATCGCCCGCCGACGACCGGCGATCGATCGACGGCGCCGGTGCCGGCGGGGCCGCTCGGTCCGCCGACGGCGACCTCGAGGCCGCCCGCGACTCGCTCGTCGCGGCCCTCGAGAAGTTCGCCGGGAACGCTGCGGCAACGGACGATCCCCGATACGCGCGTGAGTGCCTCGAGGCCGCCCACGAGGCCGCCGAAACCCTCGAGACGCTACGCTGA
- a CDS encoding TIGR00725 family protein, which yields MRVSVIGGGAITDEQAARAEAVGRELGARGHTVVCGGRGGTMEAVCRGAKAEGATTIGILPSDRTAQANDYVDVPIATGLGHARNALVPMNGDAVIALTGGVGTLSEIGFAGIYDRPVVGLETHDVSEIDVDLETVETPEAAVDAVEAALEDRA from the coding sequence ATGCGCGTCAGCGTCATCGGCGGCGGTGCGATCACTGACGAACAGGCGGCCCGCGCGGAAGCCGTCGGGCGGGAACTCGGCGCTCGCGGCCACACGGTTGTCTGCGGCGGCCGCGGCGGGACGATGGAAGCTGTCTGTCGCGGCGCGAAAGCTGAGGGCGCCACGACGATCGGAATCCTCCCGAGCGACCGCACCGCACAGGCCAACGACTACGTCGACGTCCCGATCGCGACGGGGCTCGGCCACGCCCGGAACGCGCTCGTCCCAATGAACGGCGACGCGGTGATCGCGCTCACCGGCGGCGTCGGCACCCTCTCGGAGATCGGCTTTGCGGGCATCTACGACCGACCCGTCGTCGGTCTCGAGACCCACGACGTCTCCGAGATCGACGTCGACCTCGAGACCGTCGAAACCCCCGAAGCGGCCGTCGACGCCGTCGAGGCGGCACTCGAGGACCGCGCCTGA
- the mdh gene encoding malate dehydrogenase, with translation MTKVSVVGAAGTVGAAAAYNIALRDIADELVLVDIPDKEDDTIGQAADVNHGAAYDSNTTIRQGGYEDTAGSDVVVITAGIPRQPGQTRIDLAGDNAPIMEDIGSSIAEHNDDFVTVTTSNPVDLLNRHLYETGDRAREKVIGFGGRLDSARFRYVISQRFDAPVQNVEATILGEHGDAQVPVFSKVRVDGQDPEFDEDEKDDLLEELQTSAMNVIEKKGATQWGPATGVGHTVEAIVRDTGEVLPCSVKLEGEYGQEDTAFGVPVKLGSDGVEEIVEWDLTEYERNQLGEAAEKLSEQYDKIS, from the coding sequence ATGACGAAAGTTAGCGTAGTCGGAGCGGCCGGCACGGTCGGGGCCGCTGCGGCGTACAACATCGCGCTTCGGGACATCGCCGACGAGCTCGTTCTGGTGGACATTCCGGACAAGGAAGACGACACGATCGGCCAGGCCGCCGACGTCAACCACGGCGCGGCCTACGATTCGAACACGACGATCCGGCAGGGGGGCTACGAGGACACCGCCGGATCCGACGTCGTCGTTATCACCGCCGGCATCCCGCGCCAGCCGGGTCAGACCCGGATCGACCTGGCCGGCGACAACGCGCCGATCATGGAGGACATCGGTTCCTCGATCGCCGAGCACAACGACGACTTCGTCACCGTCACCACGTCCAACCCCGTCGACCTGCTCAACCGCCACCTCTACGAGACGGGCGACCGCGCCCGCGAGAAGGTGATCGGCTTCGGCGGCCGACTCGACTCCGCTCGGTTCCGCTACGTCATCTCCCAGCGCTTCGACGCACCGGTCCAGAACGTCGAAGCGACGATCCTCGGCGAGCACGGCGACGCCCAGGTCCCCGTCTTCTCCAAGGTCCGCGTCGACGGACAGGATCCCGAGTTCGACGAGGACGAGAAGGACGACCTGCTCGAGGAGCTCCAGACCTCGGCGATGAACGTCATCGAGAAGAAGGGCGCGACCCAGTGGGGCCCGGCGACCGGCGTCGGCCACACGGTCGAGGCCATCGTTCGCGATACGGGCGAGGTGCTGCCCTGCAGCGTCAAACTCGAGGGCGAGTACGGGCAGGAGGACACGGCCTTCGGCGTCCCCGTCAAGCTCGGCTCCGACGGCGTCGAGGAGATCGTCGAGTGGGACCTCACCGAGTACGAGCGCAACCAGCTCGGCGAGGCCGCCGAGAAGCTCTCCGAGCAGTACGACAAGATCTCGTAA
- a CDS encoding cytochrome P450, which produces MSDARPSTSSLPGPRGLPFVGNTISFAREPLAFLEAIREYGDLARYEAFGREFVVVSRPDLVEAVLVSRSDEFWRGSFEHELGEGVGIEGVFFSEGEQWRRQRLLLQNAFTPVRIESYAEVMVDETVREVASWPEGGVIDVNERLSALTLGALTRSLFALPLEGDRADRVRRWVDAMGAYLEADFFGPGAVLPSWFPRRTEREYERATADVEALVGDLLTERRESDAEGDDLLSLLATAEYPDGTRPSADEISDQLLTFLLAGHETTATALTYACWFLAADDEIRERLEREVEAVCGDRDPTFADLPELTVAEAVGREALRLYPPLPFLHREPREPTSLDGVRVAPGTTIQLNMYGIHRDERWWAAPDSFRPERWLDDADRPEYASFPFGGGPRHCIGMRFAMTELKLSLATIARRVRFDRVSTSLDPSIEVSLDPGTVEMRVRRP; this is translated from the coding sequence ATGAGCGACGCACGACCGTCGACGTCCTCGCTTCCGGGCCCTCGGGGCCTCCCGTTCGTCGGAAACACGATCTCGTTCGCCCGCGAACCGCTCGCGTTCCTCGAAGCGATCCGCGAGTACGGCGACCTCGCCCGGTACGAGGCGTTCGGTCGCGAGTTCGTCGTCGTTTCCCGCCCCGATCTCGTCGAGGCGGTGCTGGTCTCCCGGAGCGACGAGTTCTGGCGGGGATCGTTCGAACACGAGTTGGGCGAGGGAGTCGGTATCGAAGGCGTGTTCTTTTCCGAAGGCGAGCAGTGGCGACGGCAGCGACTGCTCTTACAGAACGCGTTCACGCCGGTGCGGATCGAATCGTACGCCGAGGTCATGGTCGACGAGACCGTCCGAGAAGTCGCCAGCTGGCCTGAGGGAGGAGTCATCGATGTGAACGAGCGGCTGTCGGCGCTGACTCTCGGCGCGCTCACGCGGTCGCTGTTCGCCCTCCCGCTCGAGGGCGACCGCGCCGACCGCGTGCGACGCTGGGTCGACGCCATGGGCGCGTACCTCGAAGCCGACTTCTTCGGGCCGGGTGCCGTGTTGCCATCGTGGTTCCCGCGGCGAACCGAACGCGAGTACGAGCGCGCCACAGCCGACGTCGAAGCGCTCGTCGGGGACCTCCTGACGGAGCGTCGGGAATCGGACGCCGAGGGTGACGACCTCCTCTCGCTGCTCGCGACGGCCGAGTACCCCGACGGGACCCGTCCCTCGGCCGACGAGATCTCCGATCAGCTGTTGACGTTCCTGCTCGCGGGCCACGAGACGACCGCGACCGCGCTCACCTACGCCTGCTGGTTCCTCGCGGCCGACGACGAAATTCGGGAACGGCTCGAGCGGGAGGTCGAGGCCGTCTGCGGCGACCGCGACCCGACGTTCGCCGATCTCCCGGAACTGACCGTCGCCGAGGCCGTCGGCCGTGAAGCGTTGCGACTCTATCCGCCGCTGCCGTTCCTCCATCGAGAGCCCCGCGAGCCGACGTCCCTCGACGGCGTCCGCGTCGCGCCTGGAACGACGATCCAGCTGAACATGTACGGGATCCACCGTGACGAGCGCTGGTGGGCGGCTCCCGATTCGTTCCGTCCGGAGCGCTGGCTCGACGACGCCGATCGACCCGAGTACGCCTCCTTCCCCTTCGGCGGGGGACCGCGACACTGCATCGGCATGCGATTCGCGATGACGGAGCTCAAACTGTCGCTGGCGACGATCGCGCGTCGGGTCCGATTCGACCGCGTCTCGACGTCGCTCGATCCGTCGATCGAGGTCTCGCTCGATCCCGGGACCGTCGAAATGCGGGTTCGCCGACCGTAG
- a CDS encoding helix-turn-helix domain-containing protein, translated as MQSADLTLRLPPAMQSPAPEATLEAVRREEVLSWEIDREAQRIRFLSLIVGDPDVLGDLADDLEHMYRYDLTPVDTDTFYGYVEMDLRSSDVTLLEAFDLPGLVIVPPMVYTGRENVHITVLGDPEAMPTLLERIPDGVGVEVRRVSEHQRRAETLAGRLTARQFEALETARELGYFDVPRTGSLAEVAAKLDCSESAASTLLRTAEAALVEAAVAR; from the coding sequence GTGCAATCGGCCGACCTCACCCTTCGGCTCCCGCCCGCGATGCAGTCGCCGGCCCCCGAGGCGACGCTCGAGGCGGTCAGGCGCGAGGAGGTGCTCTCCTGGGAGATCGACCGCGAGGCCCAGCGGATTCGCTTCCTGTCGCTGATCGTCGGCGACCCAGACGTGCTCGGCGATCTGGCCGACGACCTCGAGCACATGTACCGATACGACCTCACGCCGGTCGACACCGATACGTTCTACGGCTACGTGGAGATGGACCTCCGGAGCTCCGACGTGACGCTCCTCGAGGCGTTCGATCTTCCCGGCCTCGTGATCGTCCCACCGATGGTGTACACGGGCCGGGAGAACGTCCACATCACCGTTCTCGGCGATCCCGAAGCGATGCCGACGCTGCTCGAGCGCATTCCCGACGGCGTCGGCGTCGAGGTCCGGCGCGTGAGCGAACACCAGCGTCGCGCGGAGACGCTCGCGGGGCGGCTCACCGCCCGCCAGTTCGAGGCGCTCGAGACCGCTCGGGAACTGGGCTACTTCGACGTCCCGCGAACGGGGTCGCTGGCCGAGGTCGCCGCTAAACTGGACTGTTCAGAGAGCGCGGCGTCGACGCTTCTCCGGACGGCGGAGGCCGCGCTGGTCGAGGCCGCCGTGGCTCGGTAA
- a CDS encoding ferredoxin produces the protein MKVEFDEEVCIGMYQCVAEWDAFEKDTSKGKAILNDSEEVEDGVFAREVPEGSELDAKFAARTCPVDAIRIYDDDGEQLIP, from the coding sequence ATGAAGGTCGAATTCGACGAGGAGGTCTGTATCGGGATGTACCAATGTGTCGCCGAGTGGGACGCCTTCGAGAAGGACACGTCGAAGGGGAAGGCGATCCTGAACGACTCGGAAGAGGTCGAGGACGGCGTCTTCGCCCGCGAGGTTCCCGAGGGCTCGGAGCTGGACGCGAAGTTCGCCGCCCGGACCTGTCCCGTCGACGCGATCAGAATCTACGACGACGACGGCGAGCAGTTGATCCCCTGA
- a CDS encoding class I SAM-dependent methyltransferase produces MSRDRTRPSKSRPMDRDGIQAAADPLGRAMLAHHRGEPGTLVYRDGAATQDGNVESFYFSPSESWDRATIECLERLSDCEPILDVGCGAGSHLLWWANRGVRAVGVDASPNAVLTARERCEGCGTSRQSGEAAERGLEDVLVGDMFDLPVPTGAFGAVHVVGTQLGLGGSLAGISKLLREFARVTADKATAVVDNYDPTRLDDGFFGYRSDPREGIAHRCFHLEFEGEGDDGERYREVGRTLQFLLCSPARLREVAADTPWHVRDVLRPDGMAHYRAVLGKGSTQNT; encoded by the coding sequence ATGAGTCGAGATCGGACCCGACCGTCGAAATCGCGACCGATGGATCGGGACGGGATACAGGCGGCGGCCGACCCACTCGGACGGGCGATGCTCGCCCACCACCGCGGCGAACCGGGAACGCTCGTCTATCGCGACGGCGCCGCCACCCAGGACGGCAACGTCGAGTCGTTCTACTTCTCGCCCAGCGAGTCCTGGGACCGGGCAACGATCGAGTGCCTCGAGCGCCTGTCCGACTGCGAGCCGATCCTCGACGTGGGCTGTGGCGCGGGGAGCCACCTCCTGTGGTGGGCCAACCGCGGTGTACGGGCCGTCGGCGTCGACGCGAGTCCGAACGCGGTGCTGACGGCCCGGGAGCGATGCGAGGGCTGCGGGACCTCGAGGCAAAGCGGCGAAGCCGCGGAGCGGGGCCTCGAGGACGTGCTCGTCGGCGACATGTTCGATTTACCGGTACCGACGGGCGCGTTCGGGGCCGTCCACGTCGTCGGCACGCAGTTGGGACTGGGCGGCTCGCTGGCCGGAATCAGCAAGTTGCTCCGGGAGTTCGCCCGCGTCACGGCCGACAAGGCGACGGCCGTCGTCGACAACTACGATCCGACCCGGCTGGACGACGGGTTCTTCGGATACCGATCGGATCCCCGCGAGGGAATCGCCCACCGGTGTTTTCACCTCGAGTTCGAGGGTGAAGGGGACGACGGCGAGCGATACCGCGAGGTGGGACGGACGCTACAGTTCCTGCTGTGCTCGCCCGCTCGGCTCCGCGAGGTGGCAGCCGACACGCCGTGGCACGTCCGCGATGTGCTCCGGCCCGACGGGATGGCCCACTACCGTGCGGTGCTGGGTAAGGGGTCCACTCAGAACACGTGA
- a CDS encoding inorganic phosphate transporter, translated as MVALSSAVLVGTAIITCLFMSWVLGANSNSPPFAPAIGANAISTMQAAFVIGLLAAAGALMQGGSISETVGADLIDGVAITPLAATAGLLTAATFMAIGIYTRYPIPAAFATTGAMVGVGLSLGGDPAMATYRRLGIFWALVPVMSGGLAYATATVLRRDDVPETVGVPLLAGIVGAIVANIRLGIIPDPAADQGTLAGFVARQFGGGPALIGEFDLGTALVTIACGALAFYWVRERVRVSVEDGIRSFLLVLGGIVAFSSGGSQVGLATGPLENLFRVELGLPGITLLGIGATGILAGAWMAAPRLLQATSREYAQLGVRRSIAALVPGFIVAQLAIALGIPISLNNIVLSGVIGGGLAGGSAGVSRRKIGVTITFWLLTLGSSTVVGYGLYRLLAAVVGG; from the coding sequence ATGGTCGCACTGTCGTCTGCGGTACTCGTCGGGACCGCGATCATCACCTGTCTGTTCATGTCGTGGGTGCTCGGGGCGAACAGCAACTCGCCGCCCTTCGCGCCCGCGATCGGCGCGAACGCGATCTCGACGATGCAGGCCGCGTTCGTGATCGGGCTGCTCGCGGCCGCGGGGGCGCTCATGCAGGGCGGGAGCATCTCCGAGACGGTCGGCGCGGATCTCATCGACGGCGTCGCGATCACGCCGCTTGCCGCCACTGCCGGCCTGCTGACGGCGGCGACGTTCATGGCGATCGGCATCTACACGCGGTATCCGATCCCCGCGGCGTTCGCGACGACGGGCGCGATGGTCGGCGTCGGACTCTCGCTGGGCGGCGACCCGGCGATGGCGACCTACCGCCGACTCGGGATCTTCTGGGCGCTGGTGCCGGTCATGTCCGGCGGACTGGCGTACGCGACGGCGACGGTCCTCCGACGCGACGACGTCCCCGAGACGGTCGGCGTGCCGCTGCTGGCCGGCATCGTCGGCGCCATCGTGGCCAACATCCGGCTCGGAATCATTCCGGATCCGGCGGCCGACCAAGGCACCCTCGCCGGATTCGTCGCCCGGCAGTTCGGCGGCGGACCAGCGCTCATCGGCGAGTTCGACCTCGGCACTGCCCTCGTGACGATCGCCTGCGGCGCGCTTGCCTTCTACTGGGTCCGCGAGCGCGTTCGCGTCTCCGTCGAGGACGGGATTCGATCGTTCCTGCTCGTCCTGGGCGGTATCGTCGCCTTCTCCTCGGGGGGCTCGCAGGTCGGCCTCGCGACCGGGCCGCTCGAGAATCTCTTTCGGGTCGAACTCGGCCTGCCGGGAATCACCCTGCTGGGGATCGGCGCGACCGGCATCCTCGCGGGCGCCTGGATGGCCGCGCCGCGCCTGCTGCAGGCGACCTCGCGAGAGTACGCCCAACTCGGCGTCCGGCGCTCGATCGCCGCGCTCGTGCCGGGCTTTATCGTCGCGCAGCTGGCGATCGCGCTCGGGATTCCGATCTCGCTGAACAACATCGTCCTCTCGGGAGTCATCGGCGGCGGGCTGGCCGGCGGCTCGGCGGGCGTCTCGCGGCGCAAGATCGGCGTCACGATCACCTTCTGGCTACTGACGCTGGGGAGTTCGACCGTGGTCGGCTACGGACTCTATCGCCTGCTGGCAGCCGTCGTCGGCGGGTGA
- a CDS encoding universal stress protein: MIDPDRVLVPTLGRPREDEALTYALETFPDAEVVLLAVVTPLGAPLSEGGVLERSEERTAQARASAIDLLESVVEPTATARVRVETADGRPGNVIPQYASEASVDHVVMYGHGTETSGFVRRFLGRGIAATVVERTAHPVTVLD, translated from the coding sequence ATGATCGACCCCGACCGCGTCCTCGTCCCCACGCTCGGCCGCCCGCGGGAGGACGAGGCGCTGACCTACGCCCTCGAGACGTTCCCCGACGCCGAGGTCGTCCTCCTGGCGGTCGTGACGCCGCTCGGCGCGCCGCTCAGCGAGGGCGGCGTCCTCGAGCGAAGCGAGGAGCGAACCGCCCAGGCGCGAGCGAGCGCGATCGATCTGCTCGAGTCGGTCGTGGAACCGACCGCGACGGCGCGGGTTCGGGTCGAGACCGCCGACGGGCGGCCCGGAAACGTCATCCCACAGTACGCGAGCGAGGCCAGCGTCGATCACGTCGTCATGTACGGCCACGGAACCGAGACGAGCGGCTTCGTCCGGCGGTTTCTCGGTCGCGGAATCGCTGCGACCGTCGTCGAACGCACCGCGCATCCGGTGACGGTTCTCGACTGA
- a CDS encoding magnesium transporter codes for MAEQLTDVQQAIATSSTPAAKFRRLSRRRQREVFFLLPETVRQSLVEDMDPDQLREFVRRLDPDEVTDIVALADEDTRSAVLRRLDEDRRERVEYLLGFSSESAAGLMHLDYVTVDVDRGLGEISSRVQRHEARTGRIPTIFVTDDGEFVGELPGQVLAMADDGPVELSEHVLETPAVAYDTPDEDVIDVFRQHPESSVAVLDDDGSVMGVIYAEDLLRVVEEEATETLYEFTGVQEEESILDGPFSKVRYRYKWLIINLGTAFLAAGAVGFFEDTIAAFTLLAVYMPVVAGMGGNAGTQSMAVTVRGIALDQISLSTGGRAVVNEIIAGAANGLITGVLVAIIASVFNQSPLLGLVLGVSMVLNLVIAGFFGTIIPLILDKIGKDPATSATIFITTMTDVLGFFIFLGLAQAVL; via the coding sequence ATGGCCGAACAGCTAACGGACGTCCAGCAGGCGATTGCGACGTCGTCGACGCCGGCCGCGAAGTTCCGGCGGCTGTCGCGAAGGCGACAGCGGGAGGTGTTCTTCCTCCTCCCGGAGACGGTCCGGCAGTCGCTCGTCGAGGACATGGACCCCGACCAGTTGCGGGAGTTCGTCCGGCGGCTCGACCCCGACGAAGTCACTGACATCGTCGCACTGGCGGACGAAGACACCCGGTCCGCGGTGCTCCGTCGACTCGACGAGGACCGCCGGGAGCGCGTCGAGTACCTCCTCGGATTCAGTTCCGAGAGCGCCGCCGGCCTGATGCACCTCGACTACGTCACCGTCGACGTCGATCGCGGTCTCGGGGAAATCTCGAGCCGCGTCCAGCGCCACGAGGCCCGGACCGGCCGGATTCCGACTATCTTCGTCACCGACGACGGGGAGTTCGTGGGCGAACTTCCCGGACAGGTGCTGGCGATGGCCGACGACGGACCGGTGGAGCTCAGCGAGCACGTTCTCGAGACGCCCGCGGTCGCGTACGACACGCCCGACGAGGACGTCATCGACGTGTTCCGCCAGCACCCCGAGAGCTCGGTTGCCGTGCTCGACGACGACGGTTCCGTGATGGGCGTCATCTACGCCGAGGACCTCCTCCGCGTCGTCGAGGAGGAGGCGACCGAGACGCTCTACGAGTTCACGGGCGTCCAGGAGGAAGAGAGCATCCTCGACGGCCCGTTCTCGAAGGTGCGGTACCGGTACAAGTGGCTGATCATCAACCTCGGGACGGCGTTCCTGGCGGCCGGCGCCGTCGGCTTCTTCGAGGACACGATCGCGGCGTTCACGCTCCTGGCGGTCTATATGCCAGTCGTCGCCGGGATGGGCGGGAACGCCGGCACGCAGTCGATGGCCGTCACCGTCCGCGGGATCGCTCTCGACCAGATCTCGCTGTCGACCGGCGGTCGGGCCGTCGTCAACGAGATCATCGCCGGCGCCGCGAACGGCCTCATTACCGGTGTTCTCGTCGCGATCATCGCGTCGGTGTTCAATCAGAGTCCCCTCCTAGGGCTCGTGCTGGGCGTGTCGATGGTGTTGAACCTCGTCATCGCCGGCTTCTTCGGGACGATCATCCCGCTGATTCTCGACAAGATCGGCAAGGACCCGGCGACGTCGGCGACGATCTTTATCACGACGATGACCGACGTCCTCGGCTTCTTCATTTTCCTCGGGCTGGCGCAAGCGGTCCTCTGA